Proteins encoded within one genomic window of Thalassophryne amazonica chromosome 23, fThaAma1.1, whole genome shotgun sequence:
- the LOC117505421 gene encoding uromodulin-like, producing the protein MKQVGLSNADCATQYNDTADPTIDCTAMSQRCALLMGAPFTTCDINPQPYIQACSYTLCRYPAVDGLKCTFMEAYATDCGLRGNTTIDGWRSSVSCRKIAFCQGKFCSAHEFCGEKTAGGDTRCFCRAIFASQNGSAFDQTTVCRDNTASVTLVGCLLENLGIDYTTLQLKDETCKGQVDNMTHTVSFTFNGNNTCGTVVTSNGTHMIYTNTIMSHNASGDIVRSVDLLVDFSCFYDQPNTNSFALQINTSSVIQQLRYGQWFYNLTMKVYLDSARTQLIEGVTNIQLNQKIWVELEADGLDNRIVAVVIESCWATHDPLPNGTLRHDLIVNSCADVSDGTVTVESNGQGTTSYFSFNTFRFYGQNGDVYLHCRVQLCGTINNNCVPVQLTHFDPNMIHPSVLLFTPSPPSHGVCDSGWRPNGPSEELLEVSTC; encoded by the exons ATGAAGCAAGTGGGACTGAGCAACGCTGA CTGTGCGACACAGTACAATGACACTGCCGATCCGACAATCGATTGCACCGCGATGTCCCAGCG CTGTGCTCTCCTGATGGGGGCGCCCTTCACCACCTGTGACATCAACCCACAGCCCTACATTCAAGCCTGCAGTTACACTTTGTGCCGATATCCTGCGGTGGACGGTTTGAAGTGCACATTCATGGAGGCCTACGCCACAGACTGTGGACTCCGTGGAAACACCACGATAGACGGCTGGAGGTCAAGCGTCAGCTGCCGTAAGATT GCCTTCTGTCAGGGCAAGTTCTGCAGCGCTCATGAGTTCTGTGGTGAGAAGACGGCGGGTGGTGACACCCGGTGCTTCTGTCGAGCCATTTTTGCCTCCCAGAATGGATCAGCTTTTG ACCAGACAACGGTCTGCAGAGACAACACTGCTTCGGTTACTCTCGTTGGTTGTCTCCTGGAGAATTTGGGCATCGACTACACCACCCTCCAACTGAAAGATGAGACCTGCAAGGGTCAGGTGGACAATATGACCCACACGGTGTCCTTCACCTTTAATGGCAACAACACCTGTGGTACAGTGGTCACG AGCAACGGCACCCACATGATCTACACGAACACCATTATGTCACACAATGCATCTGGTGACATTGTTCGCAGTGTAGATCTGCTGGTTGACTTCTCCTGCTTCTATGACCAACCAAATACAAACAGCTTTGCCCTTCAAATCAACACAAG CTCTGTGATCCAGCAGTTAAGATATGGACAATGGTTTTATAACCTGACCATGAAGGTCTATTTGGACTCTGCTCGTACCCAACTTATTGAAGGGGTAACCAATATCCAACTGAACCAGAAGATCTGGGTGGAACTGGAGGCAGATGGACTGGATAACAGAATTGTTGCTGTGGTGATAGAATCTTGCTGGGCAACTCATGACCCATTACCCAATGGGACTCTCAGACATGATCTGATCGTGAACAG CTGTGCTGACGTCAGTGATGGAACAGTGACGGTGGAAAGCAACGGACAAGGAACCACCAGCTATTTCTCCTTTAACACCTTCAGGTTCTATGGGCAAAATGGTGACGTCTACCTGCACTGCAGAGTCCAACTGTGTGGAACCATCAACAACAACTGTGTTCCGGTACAACTCACTCACTTTGACCCAAACATGATCCACCCTTCTGTCTTATTGTTTACCCCATCACCTCCAAGCC ATGGTGTTTGTGACTCTGGTTGGCGACCAAATGGACCTTCAGAGGAATTGCTGGAGGTTTCAACATGCTGA